Part of the Devosia sp. SL43 genome, GACCAGATCGCAGCCAAGGCCGGCCCTGCTTCGGTGCCGGTGCTGGAGACCTACAAGCGCGCCGTGATCGCCTTCCTGGTCTTCGTGATCCTGGGCGTGTTGCTCAGTGGCTGGATGGCCTCTCAAACGCCGCCGGCAACTGCCACCACCACCGGCCTGATCAACGATCCGCGGATCATTCCCGCTGAGTTTGCCTTCAATTCCGAATTCCGCCGCGTGGCTATGCCCGGCGCCTCAAATATCCTGGAGAGCTGATATGCCCCAAATCCTGATGCCCGCGCTCTCGCCCACCATGGAAGAGGGCACGCTGTCCAAATGGCTGGTCAAGGTCGGCGACAAGGTCAAGTCCGGCGACGTGCTGGCCGAAATCGAAACCGACAAGGCGACCATGGAAGTCGAGTCGGTTGATGAAGGCACCGTCACCGAGTTGCTGATCGAGGCCGGCACCGAAGGCGTCAAGGTCAATACCCCGATCGCCATGGTTCTGGCCGAAGGCGAAACCGCCGATGCTGCCCCGGTTGCCAAGACGGCAGCCGAGCCCTCTGAAGCGCCGGTCGTCGCCGCCGAAAAGGCCGCAGACGCAGCGCCATCGCAGGCGTCTGTTCCAGCCGCCCCCAAGTTCGAAGCCCAGAGCGATCCGGACCTGCCCGAAGGCGTCGAGATGGTCGAGATGACCGTGCGCCAGGCGCTGAACGAGGCCATGGCCGAAGAACTGCGCCGCGACAAGGACGTCTTTGTTATGGGCGAAGAGGTTGCCGAATACCAGGGCGCCTACAAGATCACCCAGAACCTGCTGCAGGAATTCGGCCCCGAGCGCATCATCGATACGCCGATCACCGAGCACGGCTTTGCCGGTCTGGCCGTCGGCGCCGCCTTTGCCGGCCTCAAGCCGATCGTCGAATTCATGACCTGGAACTTTGCCATGCAGGCAATCGACCAGATCATCAACTCGGCCGCCAAGCAGCTCTATATGTCGGGCGGGCAGGTCAAGGCGCCGATGGTGTTCCGCGGCCCCAACGGCGTCGCCTCGCGCGTCGGCGCCCAGCACAGCCAGGACTATTCGGCCTGGTACAGCCACGTGCCCGGCCTCACCGTCATCGCGCCCTATAGCGCCGCCGACGCCAAGGGCCTGCTCAAGGCGGCCATCCGCTCGCCCAATCCGGTGGTCTTCCTCGAAAACGAAATTCTCTACGGCTCGACCGGTCTCGTTCCCAAGATGGACGATTTCGTGCTGCCGATCGGCAAGGCCCGCATCGCCCGCAAGGGTGCCGATGTCACGATCGTCTCCTTCTCCATGGGCATGCGCTACGCCACCCAGGCCACCGAAAAGCTGGTCGCGGCCGGCGTCGACGTGGAACTGATCGACCTGCGCACCCTGCGCCCGCTCGACAGCGATACCGTCATCGCCTCGGTCAAGAAGACCGGTCGTCTGGTGACAGTCGAAGAGGGCTGGCCGCAGGGCGGCATCGGCGCCGAAATTTCGGCCCGCGTCATGGAACAGGCCTTCGACTATCTCGATGCCCCTGTCATCCGCGTCACCGGCAAGGATGTCCCCATGCCCTACGCCGCCAACCTCGAAAAGCTGGCGCTGCCGAACGTCGATGAAGTGATCGCGGCCGTCAACGCCGTGACCTACCGCTCGTAAGGAGAACCCGGATGCCGATCAATATCACCATGCCGGCGCTCTCTCCGACGATGGAAGAGGGCAAGCTCGCCAAGTGGCACGTCAAGGAGGGCGACAGCGTCTCTTCCGGTGACGTGATCGCTGAAATCGAAACCGACAAGGCCACGATGGAAGTCGAGGCCGTCGACGAGGGCAAGATCGGCAAGATCCTGGTCGCCGAAGGCACCGAGAACGTCAAGGTCAACGCCGTCATCGCCGTGCTGCTGCAGGATGGCGAAAGCGCCGACGCGGCGGCTGCGCCCAAGACAGAAGCACCCAAGCCTGCTCCTGCCGCTGAAGCACCCAAGGCGGAGGCCCCCAAGGCCGCCGCCGCGCCGGCCCCGGCCGCGACCAACAGCAATTCCGGCAGCAGCGCTCCTGCTGCCGCGCCCGCTCCGGCCAAATCGGAAGGCGGCAAGACCTTTGCCTCGCCGCTCGCCCGCCGACTCGCCAAGGAAGCCGGCATCGACGTTTCCGCGATTTCCGGCTCCGGTCCCAAGGGCCGCGTCGTCAAATCCGATGTCGAAGCCGCCAAGTCCGGCAAGACCCCGCTCAAGGCCGCTGCCTCGGCTCCTGCCGCCACGCCCGCCGCTGGCGGCGCAGCGCCATCAGGGCTGACCAAAGCGCAAGTGCTCGCCCTCTATCCGGAAGGCAGCTATGAGCTCGTGCCCAACGATGGCATGCGCAAGGTCGTCGCCGCACGCCTCACCGAATCCAAGCAGACCGTCCCGCACTTCTACCTGACGCTCGATTGCAAGATCGATGCGCTGCTGGCCGCCCGCGAGCAGATCAACGCCGCCGCGCCCAAGGGCAAGGACGGCAAGCCAGGCTACAAGCTCTCGGTCAACGACTTCGTCATGAAGGCCTGGGCCGTCGCCCTGCAGCGCGTGCCCACGGCCAACGCTACCTGGGCCGGCGACTCGATCCTCTACCACAAGCGCTCTGACGTCGCGGTTGCTGTGTCCGTGCCCGGCGGCCTGTTCACCCCGGTGGTCAAGTCCTGCGATACCAAGACGCTTCGCGAGATCTCCGAGGAGGTCAAGGATCTGGCCACTCGCGCCCGTGGCAAGAAGCTGGCGCCGCATGAATACCAGGGCGGTTCTACTTCGGTCTCCAACCTGGGCATGTTCGGCATCAAGGAATTCGCCGCCGTCATCAACCCGCCGCATGGCACCATCCTCGCCGTCGGCGTGGGCGAAGAGCGCGTCTATGCCGACGCCGGCCAGGTCAAGATTGCCAACTTCATGACCGTGACCCTCTCCTGCGACCACCGCTCCGTCGACGGCGCCCTGGGCGCCGAGGTGCTCGGCGTGTTCAAGGGCCTGATCGAAAACCCGGTGATGATGCTGGCCTAAGGGGCAGGGCGGATGAAAATCATTCTTGCTTACGGCGACAGCCTGACCTTCGGCGCCAATCCGCAACCCGGTGGTCCGCGCCATGCCTATGACGATCGCTGGCCTACGGCCCTCGAAAAGGGACTAGGCGGCAAGGCGCGCGTCATTGCCGAAGGTTTGGGCGGCCGCACCACAGTCTCCGACGACTGGTATGCCAATGCCGATCGCAACGGCGCCCGTATCCTGCCGACGCTGCTCGAGAGCCACTCGCCGCTCGACCTCGTCATCATCATGCTGGGCACCAACGACCTCAAGCCCGCCATCTGCGGCTCGGCGCTGGAGGCCTCGTTCGGCATGCGCCGGATGGTGCAGCTTATCCGGGGCCACTATGCGGGCAAGGGCGAAGCCGCGCCGCAGATCATCCTCGTGGCGCCGCCACTGCTCTGCGACAGCGACAATGCCGACATGATGGGCCATTTCGGTGGCTACGCCCATGGCCTCGAACAATCCAGCCAGTTCGCCACTCACTATGCGCGCCGCGCACAGGAGTGGAATACCGGCTTCTTTGATGCCTCGACGGTGGCAAAGGCCGATCCGCTCGACGGCGTCCATCTCGACGCGACCAACACTCGCGCGATCGGCGAGGGGCTCGTGCCGGTCGTCAAATCCATGCTCTCGCTCTGAGAGCCAATCGACTTTCTGGAGGCCCAAATGGCTGACCAATACGACCTTCTCGTCATCGGCGCCGGCCCGGGCGGCTATGTTGCCGCCATCCGCGGCGCGCAGCTCGGCATGAAGGTGGGCATCATCGAACGCGAGCACATGGCCGGCATCTGCTCCAACTGGGGCTGCATCCCGACCAAGGCGCTGCTGCGTTCGGCCGAAATCTACGGCCATATGAGCCATGCCAAGGACTATGGCCTGACTGTCGAGAAGTTCGGCGTGGACATCGACGGCGTGGTGAAGCGCTCCCGCGCCATCGCCGCGCAGATGAACAACGGCGTCCAGTTCCTCATGAAGAAGAACAAGGTCGACATCATCTGGGGCGAGGCGGTCATCACCAAGCCCGGCGAGGTCAAGGTCGCGCCAACCAAGAAGGCCATCCAGCAGCCGCAGGTGCCGCCGCCCAAGAATGCGCTGGGCGAGGGGACCTATAAGGCCAGGAACATCATCATCGCCACCGGCGCCCGCCCGCGCGTGCTGCCCGGCATCGAACCCGATGGCGACAAGATCTGGACCTATTTCGAGGCGATGAAGCCGGCTGCCATGCCCAAGTCGCTGGTGGTCATGGGCTCTGGCGCCATCGGCGTCGAGTTCGCCTCCTTCTACCGCTCGATGGGCGCTGAAGTGACCATCATCGAACTGCTGCCGCAGATCATGCCGGTGGAAGACGCCGAGATTGCCGGTCTGGCGCGCAAGCGTCTCGAGAAGCGCGGCATCAAGATTCTGACGGGTGCCAAGGTCGCCAAGGTCGAAAAGACCAAGGATGGCGTCACCGCCCATGTCGAACTCAAGGACGGCAGCAAGCAGCAGATTTCCGGCGACAAGCTGATTTCGGCCGTCGGCGTGCAGTGCAACATCGAAGGCCTCGGCCTCGAAACGGTCGGCGTCAAGACCGAGCGCGGCGCCATCGTCATCGACCACTATGGCGCGACCAACGTTGCCGGCATCTGGGCCATTGGCGACGTCGCCGGCCCGCCGATGCTGGCGCACAAGGCCGAGCATGAGGCGGTCATCACCGTCGAGAAGATCGCGGGCCTTAAGGTCCATGGCCTCGACAAGACCAAGGTGCCCGGCTGCACCTATTGCGAGCCGCAGGTGGCCAGCGTCGGCCTCACCGAAGCCAAGGCCAAAGAAGCCGGTCGCGAGATCAAGGTCGGTCGCTTCCCCTTCGTCGGCAACGGCAAGGCCATTGCGCTGGGCGAACCGGACGGACTGGTCAAGACCATCTTTGACGCCAAGACCGGCGAGCTGCTGGGTGCGCACATGGTTGGCGCCGAAGTGACCGAGTTGATCCAGGGCTTTGTGATCGCCATGAACCTCGAAACCACCGAGGAAGACCTGATACACACAATTTTCCCGCATCCGACATTGAGCGAAACGATGAAGGAAAGCGTTCTGGATGCTTACGGGCTCGCGCTGAATATCTAGCGCGGCCATCCCAAGGGCATCACACAAGGAGTTATCCACATGGTCAAGGCGATCCAAGTCGGCCTGGGACACTGGGGATTCAGCTGGACCAAGGAAGTTATCCCCAAAGTTCCCAACATTCACATGGTGGGCTACGTGGACAGCAATCCCGAGGCCATCAGGCGTGTCCAGACGGAACTTGGCATCGACGAGAAGCGCTGCTTTCTGAGCCTCGAAGAAGCGGCCAAGGGCGTCGAGGCAGATCTCGCCATCTGCACTTTGCGGACCGAAGCGCATTATCCGGTGGTCAAGCGCTGCCTGGAACTGGGCTTCAACGTCATCGTCGAAAAGCCCTTCGCCTCGACCATCGCCCAGGCCAAGGAGCTGGTCGCCATCGCCAAGGCCAATGGTCGCGTGCTGATGGTCAGCCAGAACTACCGCTTCCAGCCGGCACCGATTGCGGCCGCCGAGCTGATCGGCGCGCAGAGGTTCGGGCCAGTGAACCTGGTGTCCATCGATTTCCGCCGCCACGCGCCGAGCCAGGGCTATCGCTATTGGGACATGCCCGATCCGTTGCTGGCCGACATGTCGATCCACCATTTCGACCTGATGCGCATGGTGCTGGGCGACGAGCCCAAGCGCGTCTCCTGCCGCACCTGGAATCCAGATTCCAGCCCCTTCGGGCATCACCCCATCGGCGTAGCGACCCTCGAATTCGAGAAGGGCACCATCGTGTCCTACCGCGGCTCATGGATGAGCAGCGGCCCCGTGACACCGTGGGCTGGCGAATGGACCATGGATTGTTCGGAAGGCGAGATCATCTGGAGCTCGCGCGATCACTTCATGGGCAAGGCCGGGCCGGACAAGCTGAGCCTCCGCCAGCGCGACGGCGAAGCCGTGCCGTTCGCGCTGGAGCCGATCGAGCTCGCCGACCGCACCGGCACGCTGGGCGCCATTGCCAAGGTCATCGAGACCGGCTCAATTCCCGCGCGCTTCAGCTCGGGCGAAGATAATCTACATTCGCTTGCGCTGGTGCAGGCAACCATCACATCCGCATCACGCGGCGGCGAATGGGTCGAAATCGCGGAGATCATGCAATGATGCATGGTCCCAACCACGGTGTCGTTCCTACCCACGATGTCATTCCGGCGAAGGCCGGAATCCAAATCCGGTGGGTTCCGTTGACTCAGAGCATGGGGCTACCACCGGACATGGATCCCGGCCTTCGCCGGGATGACCCGGTGATTGACGAGCATTTGGAGCACAGAATATGAGCGTCGGAACACAAGAACTCCTGATATTCCTGGGCATCGGCCTCGTTGCCGGCTGGTTGGCCGGCCTCGTGCTGGGCGGCGGCGGCTTGCTGCGCAACCTGATCGTCGGCGTCATCGGTGCCTTTGTTGGCGGCTGGCTGCTGTCGGTGGCCAATATTTCGCTGCCTGTCGGCAATGTGCTGGTCAGCCAGATCATCACTGCCACGATTGGTGCTATTGTCGTGATTGCGGTCGCACGAGTCATCGCGCGATAAGGGCAGGGGCCTTGAAGCGGCGCGAGCGAGACGCGATATCTCGCGCGAGAGCTTCAGGGGACGAAACATGGCACTACCAGAACGGCAAACCACGGGCGGCGGCTTCACCATGGGTGGGAACAACAACAGGGCGATGATCTTTTTCGTCGCCATAGGCCTGCTGGCGGGGTGGCTTGCCAGCTGGATCGTCGGAGGCGGCGGCCTGATCACCTACCTCATCAGCGGTGTGATCGGTTCGTTCGTCGGAGGGTATCTGTTCACGGCGCTGCGGGTCGATCTCGGTATCCGCAACGATCTGGCCCGCCAGATCGTGACCTCGACGGTCGGCGCCATTATCGTCGTGATTATCGCACGGCTGATTGCATAAGGACTCCACTTCCGTGGTCACTCTGATCGACAATTCGGCGCTCAAGCCTCGCCATCCCGAAAAGGCCAACCGGCCCGACAGCGTGGTGCTGCGCAAGCCCGACTGGATCCGCGTCAAGGCGCCGGGCTCCCCGATCTACAAGGAAACCCAGCAAATCGTGCGCGAGCACGGGCTGGTGACGGTCTGCGAAGAGGCCGGCTGTCCCAATATCGGGGAATGCTGGTCCAAGAAGCACGCCACCATGATGATCATGGGTGAAATCTGCACCCGCGCCTGCGCCTTCTGCAACGTCCGCACCGGCATGCCCGGGCCACTGGATGCCAGCGAGCCCGAAAAGGTCGCCAGCGCCGTGCAGAAGCTCGGCCTGGAGCATGTGGTGATCACCTCGGTCGACCGCGACGACCTCGCCGACGGCGGCGCCCGGCATTTTGCCGACGTGATCCTGGCCATCCGCGCGAAGAATCCGCGCACAACCATCGAAATCCTGACGCCGGACTTCCTGCGCAAGGACGGGGCACTGGAGATCGTCGTGGCCGCCAAGCCCGACGTGTTCAACCACAACCTCGAGACCGTGCCATCCAAGTATCTCAAGGTCCGTCCGGGCGCCCGCTACTTCCACTCGATCCGCTTGCTGCAGAAGGTCAAGGAACTCGATCCGACCATGTTCACCAAGTCCGGCATCATGGTCGGCCTGGGCGAAGAGCGGAACGAAGTCCTCCAACTGATGGATGACTTGCGTTCGGCCGATGTCGATTTCCTCACCATCGGTCAGTACCTGCAGCCGACCAAGAAGCACTATCCGCTACAGCGCTTCGTGACACCGGACGAGTTCAAGTCCTACGCCACCGTCGCCACCGCTAAGGGCTTCTCACTGGTCTCGTCCAGCCCCCTGACCCGTTCGTCGCATCACGCCGGCGAGGATTTTGCCGCACTCAAGGCCGCCCGCATGGCCAAGCTGGGTCATTGATGAAACGCTTCTTCGAGCGGCACGTGCCGCACCTGCCGCAGCGCATGTTCGAGATCGTCGCCGACCTCGCCGACTACCCGCGCTTCATTCCCAATGTGAAGGGCATGGAGGTCCGGCCGGACCCGGCTGCCCACGGGGCCGACATCCGCCTCGCCAAGATGACGCTGTTCTTCGGCCCCATCACCCAAGCCTATACTAGCCGCGTGGTAGCCGATCCGCAGGCGCTGACCATCAAGGCCAAGGCGGTCGACGGCCCTTTCGCCTATCTCGACAGCGTCTGGAGCTTCGAGCCCGAAGGCATGGGCACCCGCGTCCGCTTCGAGGTCGACTTCAAGATTTCCAATCCGCTGATCGCAGCCGTGGCGGAGCCCGCTTTTGCCGCCAAGCAGGACGAGATCATGCAAGCATTTGCCGATGAGGCCGATCAGCGGTTCGGGGACTAGATCCGGGGCCACGCCCTCGTGGTTCGAGGCTCGCGACGGCTCGCACCTCACCATGAGGGCTACTGCTACTCCGAGCTAACAAAGGCCCTCATGGTGAGGTGCGCTTCTTCAGCGCCTCGAACCACGAGGGCACGATCGTCGCCTAGTCCTCGTCGCTGGTCAGCACCTGCACCACCAGCTCCAGCGCGGCCCTGACGCTGGCCTTGCGGATTTCCTCGCGGCCGATATCGCCGAAATTGTGCTCGATGACGACAGTGGCCAGTTCCGACGACACAGCGACATAGACCAGCCCGATCGGCTTTTTCTCACTGCCGCCGTCCGGACCGGCAATACCCGTCACGGCCACGGCATAGTCGACATGGGCAGTGTTGCGGGCCCCATCGGCCATAGCACGGGCGACTTGATTGCTCACAGCGCCATAATCGCGGATCAGCCGGGCCTGCACATGGATCATGCGCGACTTGGCGGTATTGGCATAGGTGACGTAGCCGCCATAGAACGCGGCCGAGGAGCCGGGAATGTCGGTTAGCGCCGTGGCAATCATACCGCCGGTGCAGCTTTCGGCAGTAACGATGGTTTCCTTGGTCCCCTTGAGGAGGTCGATGATCTGCTTTGCCGGATCGACGGCTTTCTCTGGTGCCTTGGCCATCAGTCGACCCTCGGCAGTTCAACACTTGCGCTTGCCATCGCCACGATACCTTCCTCCCGCCCGGTAAACCCGAGCTGCTCGCTTGTCGTTGCCTTGATCGCGATCCTTGTCGTCGCGATCTCAAGTGTTTCGGCAATGACCTCCCTCATCGCCGGCACGTGTTGAGCGATCCTCGGCGCTTCGCAGACGATTGTCACGTCAAGATTGACAATCCGCCCGCCGGCTTGCGCGACAAGACCTCCAGCATGCTTGAGAAACACCGTTGAGGCGGCACCTTTCCACTGCATGTCCGAGGGTGGAAAATGCACCCCGATATCGCCCTCGCCGATGGCGCCAAGAATGGCGTCGGTCAGCGCATGCAAAGCCACGTCTGCATCCGAATGCCCCTTAAGCTTGGCCTTGTGCGGAATGCGGACCCCGCCCAGCCAGACGGCATCGCCGGGCTCGAACGGATGGACGTCAAAGCCCGTGCCAACGCGGGTTTCCATGGGCAAATCTCCGGACAGGATGCGCTCGGCGCGAGCAAAATCTTCGGGGTGGGTAATCTTGATATTGTCGCGGTCTCCCGTCACCAAGGCGACGCGCAATCCTGCCCATTCGGCGATTTCGGCATCGTCGGTGAACTGCCGGTTGCGGATCGTTGAGGCCCGCATATGCGCCGAGAATATCTGGCCAAAGCGAAAGCCCTGCGGGGTCTGTGCTGCCAGCAGCTGCTTGCGATCTTCGGTCGTCGCTACCTGCTGCCCGTCGAGGCTGCGCTTGATCGTGTCCGTGACGGGCAATGCGGGCAGGGCGCCGTCGAATTCACCAAGCGCGGCAATGACATCGCCGATAACCTGCGGTGATGCGAATGGCCGCGCCGCATCCTGGATCAGCACGAAGTCGGGGCGAATAGGCGCCAGTGCCTTCAAACCCTCCAGCACCGACCCCTGCCGCGTCTCCGCGCCGATGACCGGCGGCATCATGCGCTCGTCGACGAGGCCAAGTTCTTCATATCGCGCCACGTGATCGGGATGGATGACCGCAACAACCCGAGAAATCTGCGGCAAAGCGAGGAATGCCTGGACGGTTTGCGCCAGAACGGGCTTGCCGCCAATCCTGCGATACTGCTTGGGATCAAGGGCGGCGCCAACGCTGGCCCGCTCGCCCTTGCCTGCGGCGACGATAATGACGGCTATAGATTTCTGACGCATGGAAGGCGGGAACTCGAGACTTGAAAACGTCATGTTTTCTTGGTCTAGCGCCGGTACCGGCATGCGGCAAGTGCAGGGCTGCCGCACCGTCGCTCTCGCCATTTAAGGTGTTGCGCTGGCAGTTGTTTTGACTATTGTGCAGGCAATCTTTTCGAAATGACCATTTCTGGGGCAGTTTGTGTCTGAAGGTGCCTTTAAGTTGAGCATCGGGAACCACGTGGTTCGCAACAATGCTTTCCTGGCGCCGATGGCCGGAATTACCGATGCCCCATTCCGCAAGGTCGCCGAGCGCTTTGGCGCGGGCATGGTGGTGTCGGAGATGATCGCCAGCAATGCTCTGGTGGTCGGCAATCAGGAAATGGCCCGTCGCCTGCGCAAGCCTAACACCTTGCCGCATATGGTGCAGTTGGCCGGCTGCGAGGCGGAATGGATGACGCGCGGCGCCAAGGTGGCGCATGACGCTGGCGCCGATATCATCGACATCAATTTCGGCTGCCCGTCCAAGCGTGTCACCAATGGCTTTGCGGGATCAGCGCTGATGCGCGTGCCGGACCATGCCATGACGCTGATCGATGCCGTGGTTTCAGCCACGCCGCTGCCGGTAACGGTCAAGATGCGGCTCGGGTGGGACGACGACAGCCTCAATGCCGCCGAGATGGCGCGCCGTGCTGTCGATGCCGGCGTTAAGATGATCACCGTGCATGGCAGGACCCGTCAGCAATTCTACAAGGGCACCGCCCGCTGGGAGCTGGTTCGCGCCGTGGTCGAGGCCGTGGATGTGCCGGTGGTGGTCAACGGCGATATCATCGACCTGGCAGCGGCTCGCGAGGCGTTGAAGCTGTCGGGCGCAGCCGCCGTAATGCTAGGCCGTGGCGCACAGGGCAAGCCTTGGGCCATTGGGCAGATCGGGGCAGGGCTGGCGTGCCAGGACGGGCCGGATGCGCCTGAGAGCGACGAACTGATCGCCATCATCTCCGAGCAATACGAGGACATGTTGAGCGAATACGGCATGGCCGTTGGCCTGCGCGCGGCCCGCAAGCACCTCGACTGGTATGCGGAGGCTGCCGGCATTGCGCTCGACAAGCCGACACGCACCGCTTTCCTCAATAGCGAGGCGCCGGCCGAGGTTCTCGGCATGATCCGCACCATCTTTTCCGGCGACTGGAAGGCAGCAGCATGAATTCGATGCAGAAGGCCGCTGCGGCCGACGCAATCCCTTCGATGTCGGTGCTGCAGGCCCTGCCGCAGCCCATCATCGTCTGTGGGGAAGATCACCAGATCGTCTTCGTGAACTACGCCGCCGAGGCCTTTTTTGGTGCATCGCTGAGCGTTCTGGCCCGGCAGAGGCTGGACGACCTGATTGCTTTTGGCTCACCGATCATCTCGCTGGTCGAGACGGTGGCGCTGCGCCGTGCGCCGATGACCGAATACCGTGTCCGCGTCGGCTCCTCCCGCTTTGGCGATGAACGTATCGCCGACGTCTTCGCCAGTCCGTTGTCCGACAGCGATGGCCGCGTGGCCCTGCTGATTCAGGAACGCACTATGGCCGACAAGATCGACCGGCAAATGGTGTCGCGGGGTGCGGCGCGCTCGGTGACGGGCCTCGCCTCGATGCTGGCGCATGAGATCAAAAACCCGCTTTCCGGCATCCGTGGCGCCGCACAACTGCTGGAACAGACCGTCAGCAGCGACGAAATCCCGCTGGCGCGGCTGATCCGAGAAGAGACCGATCGCATCGTCCATCTGATCGATCGGGTGGAGGTCTTTGGCGACGAGCGCCCGATGGAGCGCGAGCCGATCAATATCCACGTCGTGCTCGACCGGGTGAAACTGCTCGCCCGCAATGGTGTGGCGCGCGGCGTCGCCTTCTCTGAGGAGTATGACCCCTCGCTGCCGCCCGTTTATGGCAACCGCGACCAACTGATCCAGGTCTTCCTGAATTTGGTGAAGAACGCCTCTGAAGCCCTTGAACGGACACAGAAACCGGAGATCAAATTCTCCACCGCCTTCCGTCCGGGCATCCGCATCAGCGTGACCGGTGTTTCCGAGCGCATTTCGCTGCCGCTGGAAATCGTCATCGAGGATAACGGCCCAGGCGTCCCTCCTGACATCCTGCCCTTCCTGTTCGATCCTTTCGTCACCACCAAGCAGAACGGCTCCGGTCTCGGGCTGGCGCTGGTAGCCAAGATCGTCGGCGACCACGGTGGCGTCATCGACTGCGATAGCCGGCCGGGCCGCACAAAATTCCGAATTCTCCTTCCCGTTGCGAGCGGGGCTTTCCAGACACCTGTTGAAGAGGAAATGGCACCATGAGCCATGTCGTCCTGCTCGCCGACGATGACGCCGCCATCCGCATGGTGCTCAACCAGGCCCTGACCCGCGCCG contains:
- a CDS encoding pyruvate dehydrogenase complex E1 component subunit beta, yielding MPQILMPALSPTMEEGTLSKWLVKVGDKVKSGDVLAEIETDKATMEVESVDEGTVTELLIEAGTEGVKVNTPIAMVLAEGETADAAPVAKTAAEPSEAPVVAAEKAADAAPSQASVPAAPKFEAQSDPDLPEGVEMVEMTVRQALNEAMAEELRRDKDVFVMGEEVAEYQGAYKITQNLLQEFGPERIIDTPITEHGFAGLAVGAAFAGLKPIVEFMTWNFAMQAIDQIINSAAKQLYMSGGQVKAPMVFRGPNGVASRVGAQHSQDYSAWYSHVPGLTVIAPYSAADAKGLLKAAIRSPNPVVFLENEILYGSTGLVPKMDDFVLPIGKARIARKGADVTIVSFSMGMRYATQATEKLVAAGVDVELIDLRTLRPLDSDTVIASVKKTGRLVTVEEGWPQGGIGAEISARVMEQAFDYLDAPVIRVTGKDVPMPYAANLEKLALPNVDEVIAAVNAVTYRS
- a CDS encoding pyruvate dehydrogenase complex dihydrolipoamide acetyltransferase, with protein sequence MPINITMPALSPTMEEGKLAKWHVKEGDSVSSGDVIAEIETDKATMEVEAVDEGKIGKILVAEGTENVKVNAVIAVLLQDGESADAAAAPKTEAPKPAPAAEAPKAEAPKAAAAPAPAATNSNSGSSAPAAAPAPAKSEGGKTFASPLARRLAKEAGIDVSAISGSGPKGRVVKSDVEAAKSGKTPLKAAASAPAATPAAGGAAPSGLTKAQVLALYPEGSYELVPNDGMRKVVAARLTESKQTVPHFYLTLDCKIDALLAAREQINAAAPKGKDGKPGYKLSVNDFVMKAWAVALQRVPTANATWAGDSILYHKRSDVAVAVSVPGGLFTPVVKSCDTKTLREISEEVKDLATRARGKKLAPHEYQGGSTSVSNLGMFGIKEFAAVINPPHGTILAVGVGEERVYADAGQVKIANFMTVTLSCDHRSVDGALGAEVLGVFKGLIENPVMMLA
- a CDS encoding SGNH/GDSL hydrolase family protein; translation: MKIILAYGDSLTFGANPQPGGPRHAYDDRWPTALEKGLGGKARVIAEGLGGRTTVSDDWYANADRNGARILPTLLESHSPLDLVIIMLGTNDLKPAICGSALEASFGMRRMVQLIRGHYAGKGEAAPQIILVAPPLLCDSDNADMMGHFGGYAHGLEQSSQFATHYARRAQEWNTGFFDASTVAKADPLDGVHLDATNTRAIGEGLVPVVKSMLSL
- the lpdA gene encoding dihydrolipoyl dehydrogenase, coding for MADQYDLLVIGAGPGGYVAAIRGAQLGMKVGIIEREHMAGICSNWGCIPTKALLRSAEIYGHMSHAKDYGLTVEKFGVDIDGVVKRSRAIAAQMNNGVQFLMKKNKVDIIWGEAVITKPGEVKVAPTKKAIQQPQVPPPKNALGEGTYKARNIIIATGARPRVLPGIEPDGDKIWTYFEAMKPAAMPKSLVVMGSGAIGVEFASFYRSMGAEVTIIELLPQIMPVEDAEIAGLARKRLEKRGIKILTGAKVAKVEKTKDGVTAHVELKDGSKQQISGDKLISAVGVQCNIEGLGLETVGVKTERGAIVIDHYGATNVAGIWAIGDVAGPPMLAHKAEHEAVITVEKIAGLKVHGLDKTKVPGCTYCEPQVASVGLTEAKAKEAGREIKVGRFPFVGNGKAIALGEPDGLVKTIFDAKTGELLGAHMVGAEVTELIQGFVIAMNLETTEEDLIHTIFPHPTLSETMKESVLDAYGLALNI
- a CDS encoding Gfo/Idh/MocA family protein, which encodes MVKAIQVGLGHWGFSWTKEVIPKVPNIHMVGYVDSNPEAIRRVQTELGIDEKRCFLSLEEAAKGVEADLAICTLRTEAHYPVVKRCLELGFNVIVEKPFASTIAQAKELVAIAKANGRVLMVSQNYRFQPAPIAAAELIGAQRFGPVNLVSIDFRRHAPSQGYRYWDMPDPLLADMSIHHFDLMRMVLGDEPKRVSCRTWNPDSSPFGHHPIGVATLEFEKGTIVSYRGSWMSSGPVTPWAGEWTMDCSEGEIIWSSRDHFMGKAGPDKLSLRQRDGEAVPFALEPIELADRTGTLGAIAKVIETGSIPARFSSGEDNLHSLALVQATITSASRGGEWVEIAEIMQ
- a CDS encoding GlsB/YeaQ/YmgE family stress response membrane protein, with translation MSVGTQELLIFLGIGLVAGWLAGLVLGGGGLLRNLIVGVIGAFVGGWLLSVANISLPVGNVLVSQIITATIGAIVVIAVARVIAR
- a CDS encoding GlsB/YeaQ/YmgE family stress response membrane protein; this translates as MIFFVAIGLLAGWLASWIVGGGGLITYLISGVIGSFVGGYLFTALRVDLGIRNDLARQIVTSTVGAIIVVIIARLIA
- the lipA gene encoding lipoyl synthase; the protein is MVTLIDNSALKPRHPEKANRPDSVVLRKPDWIRVKAPGSPIYKETQQIVREHGLVTVCEEAGCPNIGECWSKKHATMMIMGEICTRACAFCNVRTGMPGPLDASEPEKVASAVQKLGLEHVVITSVDRDDLADGGARHFADVILAIRAKNPRTTIEILTPDFLRKDGALEIVVAAKPDVFNHNLETVPSKYLKVRPGARYFHSIRLLQKVKELDPTMFTKSGIMVGLGEERNEVLQLMDDLRSADVDFLTIGQYLQPTKKHYPLQRFVTPDEFKSYATVATAKGFSLVSSSPLTRSSHHAGEDFAALKAARMAKLGH
- a CDS encoding type II toxin-antitoxin system RatA family toxin, whose translation is MKRFFERHVPHLPQRMFEIVADLADYPRFIPNVKGMEVRPDPAAHGADIRLAKMTLFFGPITQAYTSRVVADPQALTIKAKAVDGPFAYLDSVWSFEPEGMGTRVRFEVDFKISNPLIAAVAEPAFAAKQDEIMQAFADEADQRFGD
- a CDS encoding CinA family protein, which produces MAKAPEKAVDPAKQIIDLLKGTKETIVTAESCTGGMIATALTDIPGSSAAFYGGYVTYANTAKSRMIHVQARLIRDYGAVSNQVARAMADGARNTAHVDYAVAVTGIAGPDGGSEKKPIGLVYVAVSSELATVVIEHNFGDIGREEIRKASVRAALELVVQVLTSDED